The following coding sequences are from one Pseudomonadota bacterium window:
- the larB gene encoding nickel pincer cofactor biosynthesis protein LarB yields MNEKSLIKILSSVSNGKTSVENALKELTNFNIEDIGYAHIDHNRSLRKGFPEVIFGEGKTANQITGIMEKMALQEENILVTRIAQDKADAVLSKFTEAVYHDDAKMIVWKKQKKAENKGRGKILVISAGTSDIPVAKEAYITAQTMGNEVESVFDVGVAGIHRLFDHSKMIRDASVLIVVAGMEGALPSVVAGMVSRPVIAVPTSVGYGVSMGGLTALFAMLNSCSSNIAVVNIDNGFGAGYMASIINRN; encoded by the coding sequence ATGAATGAAAAATCTTTAATAAAAATTCTTTCAAGTGTTTCTAATGGTAAAACTTCTGTTGAAAATGCTTTAAAAGAACTCACAAACTTTAATATAGAAGACATAGGTTATGCTCACATAGATCATAACAGGTCGCTTCGCAAAGGGTTTCCGGAAGTAATATTCGGTGAAGGAAAAACTGCCAATCAAATTACCGGCATTATGGAAAAAATGGCATTACAGGAAGAAAATATCCTGGTAACACGCATTGCTCAAGATAAAGCTGACGCGGTACTTTCAAAATTTACCGAAGCTGTTTATCATGATGATGCAAAAATGATTGTCTGGAAAAAACAAAAAAAAGCAGAGAATAAAGGACGCGGAAAAATACTTGTGATTTCTGCAGGAACATCAGATATCCCTGTTGCTAAAGAAGCATATATTACTGCTCAAACAATGGGAAATGAAGTGGAATCTGTTTTTGATGTAGGAGTTGCCGGCATTCACAGGCTATTTGATCACAGCAAGATGATTCGTGATGCTTCTGTTTTGATCGTTGTCGCAGGTATGGAAGGAGCACTTCCCAGTGTTGTTGCAGGTATGGTAAGCCGCCCCGTAATAGCCGTTCCAACAAGTGTGGGCTATGGGGTCAGCATGGGTGGTCTTACAGCACTTTTTGCCATGCTTAACAGCTGTAGCTCAAACATAGCTGTAGTAAATATAGACAATGGTTTTGGAGCAGGTTATATGGCTTCAATTATTAACAGGAACTAG